AACTAGACAAACAAACCAGAAGACTCCTGGCACCAAAATCTTGCCGCTTGCCGACATAGTTTCCATAATCCTGTGGAGAATCTGGTCATTGAGATTTGTTCAATGTTAacatggacatggaccaaactaaaaagtcaaagtgcataTATTTTCtcgaagatggtttctgtcattttaggtaattcttatcacattgatgtttgacacattttttctgtaagtttggttttaattagtgattTTAAGAAAGGGGTACGAAACTTCATGGTTAACAGCTGAAACAGAATTGACTCCATCCCCCAGATCGCTATTGCATAGAGTCTGGCTctaaatgcgcaagatggcggcgaTCATATCCGGGATATAAGTCTATTATTTAGAGTggcagctcctctggttcaggagGCTGGGGATCATGAGGAATGTCCTCCGTTCACTTATAGTTCAGTTATCAGATTGATAAgattgatgtgtttgttttttctctacatgaaaaccacctAATTATGGAGaccaacagaatgaatcaccaaGTGTGGCTGCAGATGGCGCAGTTGCTAAGTAAAAGCTACTTAGTGTTGCTTAAGTACATTTCACAATCATCTGCATTAAGGGTTTCTAATCCAAATCAAATCATATTGTCtgaaaaattaattaaatgtacaCATGGtcacttggacattttacagagactaaatggaaaatgtgtgaTCTGTTTCCTCtaaaacttttttgtttgttcagtctGCAGAACAGGAAAGGGTGGACCTTCCTCCAGAGATAGCAGAGGATCCGCTTATGGGTTCCACTCAATGAGGGATATTAGATTATTGTACTTTAGGTGGTCCAGAGAAGATGTTGATGTCCTTAAGACGTCTGCTgcttcttatcacactggtgcGGGTGGAGGACCGAGCTCTGTGATAAGGATACAGTCATATCTGGAACACATGGGAGCAGcaaacaatttaatttgttaaacacacagcggacattaaaacataatgaaTTAGGTGATTCATAATTTTTTTCAATGCCCAGGGCTTAAAAGTTTACTCTGGTGTGAGTGAAATTCTATTATTTGGATGTTTTTTCTCCTATTTATCCCTAACTCTCACCTGCAGACGGATAATATGAACCTCCCCATCCCaaacaattatataaaacatcCAATTATAAAAACAGTAGAGGAAGAAATTAGCGAATTGATTTCGtgaacaaaaagggaaaaattaGCTCTGCTGACTATTGTGTTTCACCATTTCCACTAGAATTTAACTGAGGAAAATCTCAGTAGGAGAAATTCACAGATAGGACAAAGCTGATGAGGTGCATTCAGACTGTGATAAGATCTGAGACATCTCTGTGCCTCCTGCAGCCCAGAGCATCCTCTCTTTGATTAGGAGCCTCcctgtgtgcagatgtttggatttgtgtgtttCCGCTGGGCCGAGCGAAAGCATAAGAACGTGTGTTAGCAGCTGTATGGCTACTCCTGATAAGATAACTTGGATGTTCTCTTTTCTGCTGCTATCAGACCAGACAGCTCTGCCTTAAGCCTGCCCCCATGTGGCTCAACACACATTTGAATCAGATTTTGTCACGATATTGAGCTCAATGCTATCAGGAATGAACtgctcaaataaaaaatattatgtaAAGGCCACcttttgaattttaatttttaaggAGTGAGCAAAGTAGCAGACATTactgtgtggagtttgtgttATAGTGGGTGTGACCGTTGCCTCTTTAGTGAGtcacaaccaacaaacaaaatccTGATAAGAGAGAACTGAAATGTGAACTCATCTCACACAAAGGGGATGTGATTCTACTTAAGGAGAAGCTTCAAATCCAAGCTTGGCCAGGGCCTTTCTCTCTggagtttgttatttttttatgtaggTGTTCATGTGACCCCGACCcccaaaggataagtggtatacataatggatggatggatgcatggatggatggatttcttCATCTTCAAAGGGTTATGTTCTTCAAATGACCCTTGAAAAGTTTCAGAATATAAAACCTGATCCTGAATGAGgcagcaacaaacacactgagagaaCAGTTATGGGTCTAATTTAGTGTCAGAGAATCAGCCTTCTCTCTGTTTGAGATTTGAATATATAGGAAGAGAATTAAAAGGTTTGAATAGCAGGAAGCATTTCGTTTTCACGTACTGTACATGCTGACGGCTATTATGCAGGTATAAtctaagaaatgttttttcctttgcatctgaaacaaatattcacaattcccagtttaaattaaaagtaTGAATAGTGTTTGCTCTGAAATATACATGGAAATGTACACACTTTGTAAAGCGGATTTAAATGAAGAGACTTATTACCTTCAAAAGTGACAGACATGTGATCCAAGGGACAAACAACTTTAGTGCAGATCACCCCCTGCTGGATATTCTGAGCTATTGCCTGACCACCTGGGAAACATAGTGGCCTTATTTAGTTATTGTGAATTATCAAATGAATTAATATGTAGATTGTGTATTTAGTGTAAAAGCTCATGTTGCTGCTCCACCACCACTCCACTGAGCAGAATTAGAAAAAGCAGGTGTTGAAGAAGGAAATCTGAGAACAGtgcctatttaaaaaaaaaaaaaaggtttgactcttatttattatttttaatctgaCAATAATTTGACTTTTAGCTTGATTTCCTCACTGTCACAAGATAACTTACTTACCATAAGTCTTACTAACTTACTTACTTATAGTAAGTGTATTGAAAACAATAACCTATGTGACCTCCTGCTCCCATCAGCATGGATTCATGAAAGAATCATATATTTAACTCTCCTGCTGGTCACCAAAGTCAgacattttcaaattgttttctaAATACTATTGCATCTAAACGCAAATCTCTATATTGTTATGTGATGTTTATGTCGCAGAAGATTTTATTGATTGAGCATTTTATTGATCTTTAATCGGTCGGGTCAGCGGGGGACTAAGGCCGAGTCTGGAATTAACGGAGAGTTTGTGAACGCATCATTAAACCGGTGGATTAGCTTGAAGACAGGTGGCTAAGGTGGCTAAGCTAACTTGCTAAGTGCGAAGTTGTAAACCCAGTTCGTCGTCACTGTAGCTGACAGGGAAACACCCGCTGAAACACTGTGTGTCGACTtcgttgtgttttttaaaagtctgaGTTTAGATTGACAGGGTTTATCAAAATGGTCGTGGACGACATCCAGTTCATGAACATCCTCAAGGGGAAACGCGTCAAGCTGACCCTGAAGACTTCGTCCTACCTCGGCGTGGTCCAGAGAATAAATCCCAACAAAACGCTGGTTCTGGCGGACGGTCAGATAcctttattcattttgttgagttagccttttatttttttttgctaaacATGAGCTAACAtcttaaaatgattttattacCTGTAGGCCGATAACATTCCGCTGTTTTTGCTAAAGTTAGCCCAATGCTAATATACATCTATTTGTTTCAGTGGTTAGTGTCAGCAATGGCTGCAGATATCCTGGCTCCAAAATATTCTTCGGGCGTGAGATTCTCAATGGTGAGTGAACTCCTGACACGTGAGGGTTCAGACACGTGTGGCTGAACATTTATTACAGCAACGGTTTGATACCTGACGTTTATTATCATCATATCAACAGTGGAGTTTCACAACGAAACCAAAAGGGACAGTGGGTAAGTAAACAACACACAACGTGTCACTGCTGGCGACAACACACAGGCCCCACAAACTGTAACATGCAATGTGTTGCTCAGAAGTATCAATGACCCCAGACTGGAGGACCAGTTGAACGTGGAGGAGTTTCAGCCGTACAGGAAGACAATGATCATGGGTGAGTTTCATGTATGTTTGTACATTTAATCATCTATTCCCTAAATCTACATTAAAACGCAGACAACTAGTGTTTTTTGAGGGAGGAATCCTTCATCCCTGTTGAGAGGGCTTTCCTCTTCTTGCAGATCacgatgaggaagaggagtacATCAACTTCGTAGTCATCGACGAGTTTCATGAGAAGTTTGGGCCTGCTGTAAGCTGATTTAAGTGCTTTTCACATGTATTTTTCAGGATGCAAATTTACACGGATGTTAAATAACAATggtggcatgtgtgtgttgctacctgttgttgttttttaaaccctGTGATGTATTGACTTACCATCCTTTAGGTGATGCACATCAAGAAGCAGAGTGTGATCAGTGTAGGGGCTGATGGACTCGAGGTGCTTCAGAATGGGAGACTGTGTTGGCTGCAGGTGCGACATCCCGTGAACCTTTTAACCTCTGCTGTCTAGATTTCCTCTGTCCTTCTTTGGAAAATATGACTTTggctcattttcatttcaccagATTGCCACTAGAAACAAGGTATACTTGTTTGATATTCTGTTACTTGGAGCCCGAGCCTTTAAGAACGGCCTCTCTATGATCCTGGAAAATAAGCAAATATTAAAGGTAAGCATTGTAGATATCATGTTTaatcacagtttatttattattatcataacatttacagtatgttgaTTCTGGTGCAGGTGATGCACGACTGCCGAGCCATCGCTGGATGTCTGATTGCACAGTTTGGAGTGAAGCTGACCAACGTCTTTGACACACAAGTAAATACAAATTGCAGTAGCCTCCACATTTCAGAAGTCAACATGATGATAACGATGATCATGGCTTGtcttcactttattttttttaatttttttatacatGTGTCAAGGTGGCAGATGTCATGTGCTTCTACTCAGAGACAGGCGGGTTTCTTCCTGACAGAGTCAGTACGCTGCAGGAGGTGGTGAGTCTCCATCTGAAGGTACCGTCCTCCCAGCTCTTATCACTTCAGATGAAGTCACAGCTCACCaaggtacaacacacacacacacacacacacacacacacacacacacacacacacacacacacacacacacacacacacaccacacacacacacacacttggacaaCCTCCTAGCAAAGCAGCAAAAGAGATGTGTGGGTTTTTTAcaggatgaaagagagatgTGGTTCAAGCGCCCGTGTCCTGTGACCCTGCTGAAGGTGATGGCTCTgtcagtgatccacctgcagcCTCTCAGACTGGTGTTGCTGGATACTCTGATGATTGACTACATGACGCTGGTGGATTCATACCTTCACAGTAGCCACTATGAACCTGATGGATTGGAGCTGGTCAGAATGGTGGGTAATTCACAAATgggcagtttcttttttttttttttgcccccaCACCCACACCTTACCACGCAAAATGCCTTGACTAGCAATAGATATAAAATCCATATAAGGTGAACAAAAATCACAAGTTGTTTTTTGTCACCAAGATGAGTCAGATCTATTTTAAATGCTTCATTAATTTCagtaaacacaaaaatatttatataaatataaatatttttggtTAGCACCTcattattgaatttaaatgtttcacgGTCTCTGAATTGACGATCAGAACCCTGTGTTTTCTAAAGCACAGTAACACACATGCATCAAGGTGAGTGAGTAATCCTCCTATTTACCTGTTTACATCCACAGGAGAGTGTGTTGGAGTTGCCCACAGAACtcaagcagctgcagcaaatGCATCTGGAGCGACACAAGTGGGCTGCAGACCACTACCCCGTCACAGAGCAGGGTCTGCTGGCTCGCTTCAAACGCCAAACCAAGATCCCATCCCAGCCCTCACCTGCAACAGAAGAGGTgagtcagacacagacaggctCCTGTGAACCTGCAACTGTGGAgtcaccatcagcagcacaactGGACCGTCTCTCTAACCAAAAACCCACACCTCCCcaaagtgtttcctctcttgATGTCCATGCCTCTCCTGACCTGCCACCACAAGTGTCCCCGGTCAGTCCCCTGACTGTGGGTATAGGCAGAGGCTGCACAGACCTACTGATGAACACAATAGGTAGAGGAAGGCCCGTTGGAAAAGAGCAGTCGGCCCAATATGTCTTACCTGCCATAGGGAGAGGCCTTTTCTTCCAGATGCCATCAGCCCAGATCCCCGGAGCGAGCGCTGGGGACATCAAAAGTCCAGGCGGGATGGAGACGACTCCTTCATGGCCAGGCCTCACACCCTCCCAGTGGGTGATGCCGGCTGGCACCGGTGCTACTGAAATCCCTAGGGATACTTCTGGGATGAGAGGCGACATTTCCACAGCGACTCCCCAGTCCCTCTCACCTTCACTGGGTCAGTTGTTCAGATCCTTCACAGGCTAAAGGAGGTGTCACAAAACACATATGACCATCTGCTTTAAAGATGTTTGACGTTctagatgttgtgttttcttagaGTGAGCAGTAGATGGCAGTAAATATCCTGTGTTCCGCAAAGGTTGGTTTGATATCAGGTGTTCATGAGAATAATTTCAGTTTGAAGAAAGAAGAcaagattttgttgttgtgtacatTGCATACCAATTCACTTCAAATATATTTCTATCATTTGTGACAAAATGCTTCCTTGTCTATAATTTTACTTGTATTATTCTTTAAAAGCCTGTGAACCCATCTCACTTTAACATTGTATATTGATTCAAGGTAATTGATTGCACTCTTAACAGTAACATCTAGATCATTGATATTGATAGGACTTGAAGTTATTAGAACAGATTCTTTTTCATACTGATTGTGTTCTGATAGTACATCACAGTGTCAAGAAATAATAGCTTTGGCTGGTGGAACACAAACTAAAACCAACAGCGGCAACACATGCCCATTAGAGCATAATGTGCTAAGCTCAGCGTGATTGATTACCCGTACAGCTTGGCTTCTGTGTTGCAGTTAATTGATTGTGAAAAGCTGAGGCGGCCATTGATGGATCTGCTGTTAATTGAGCAAAAACCTTGCTAGCAGACACTTCTTTTGATTACGGgcgacaaaaaaaacaaaaacattagaCTTGGCACCAGCTGAGCAGTGATGCAGACTCTCTGCGGTTTCAGCCGTCGCCGCAGTTCAGATGCACATGACCACAGGTGGCCAGCACCTGTCATGTCCTACAAAAGCCGATCTCATCCATGTAATTTGCTGCTTTGCGCGGACTTTGCAGGGAGGCACTGCTCAGCCATTTCAGTCTGATCAGAGGTTGGTGCCTGCGtttaaaacaacagcagggCATTGCTGCAACCTGCAGCGCAACTGCACCCCCCACTTTTATTAATCACATCTTATTGCTATGGTTATCTACATGCAGAGGCTTGGGCCCTTTCCAGAGCTTTCTAATTGAAAGCATGAAACAGATAAAGTAGGATTTTAATTAACTGGGAGGGAGCACGGCACAAAGCCTTCCATCTCTCTTAGCAACCGGCTCCCCCTCAGCTTCTGCTAAACACAAGCAGGGTGGATCCTACCCATATGCCTGTGTTAACCCTTAGAAACGCTTTTGTTGCTCaatctgtgtgtgggtgggtttAAGCATGGAACAAAAGGTTTAACACATCATCTTAAAGCTGATTCACTTGTCGTTATCTTTGAGCTGCTGAGTTCACATCCTCCAGAAGTTAGTGGTGTCGGTGAGAGAGCGCAAAGATTGCACGTATTTTGACAAGGTGGTCATCACACATGGAAGTGGAAGCTTGTTTTATATATCTTCTTAACTCAACAATGAAGCAGTGAGAGGGACGGGGGGGTAGATGTGTCAGGGGCCTTCGGGTCTCTGTGGGGCCGTGGAGGACGGGCTCCTGTCATTGACAACCAGATCTGGGCTCTTATTTTAGAGGACCTTGCATTTCCTCTCCGTCACAATAATGCCTTATGTgcagcacttcctgtttctcagGCCTGGGAGGAAGGAACAGGGCGCTTGTCACACGGTAGTCAccgcttcctccctccctcccatccacccccctcctccagctccctcccCCCGCTCCCAAACTTCAGACAGTGTTGTGTCCTTCGGAGAGGAAAGATGACTGCACCTTCAGCATCACAGCAGGATGCTGCCGACCTATTTTTAGACCCAAGTCGGAAAGGTagcacacagacataaacacaaactttaGGATGTCCAGCTGTGTTGATTTAGCATCCGAAAATGGAGGCTCAACCGCGTAAAGCAAGTTATTGTTTTGACTAAGCAGTGGGAACCACGAGGCCTGCTCTTTGCTCAAGGTGTAATGGAAATGGGTCGCACATAAACAATTGGCACTTGTTTACCTGCATTTTCTAATCACAGTTTTGAACGACATaaaactgcagattttttttttttcagaattaaaatacattatattccTAAACCACTATTTAACCatataagctgctttcagatatgcactgaagtctgatcgttttcctgaaattttccagaggggctgaacGTGAGAACGCAATTGTCTGAGTCAATTGCTCCTGACATTTCAAAACCTTTTTCTGCCAGCCCCCCTCGtcagtgagcccatgtgagaattcAGCAGGGACGTGTCCGGAAAGAGTGAGCGAGTGGCAGCATTGATGAAAGATGCacaactgaaaagaaaagaaaaaaaaaaaactaacaaaaagaataccaaatgtctcaggatgaaataGAGGTTCCATACACGAAGAAgacaaagatgaaaaatatcaacttgcaaaagattcaagagctttggGTGATATGGCCCTGCGTCACTGTtgctgtgctgtaaacaaaaacatgattccCACAATGTCCTGCCTGTGTGCTCTTCCCAgacgccacccctcacctgaatcttCCGGACATCCTCCTGTTATTGTGAATGCGTcagacccagacaatctccttCTGATTTTCcagagtccatgtctgaaaacggctacaGTGTCAGAGGGCACTAAAGCCACGCAGACTCATGCCAGACTTCATTATTGATCACCGAGGCCTCCGGCCCCCAGGTATTTCCCCCGCCCCTCTACACCACCATCTTATTTACTTCCCACCCTGTTACCGTTATACTGCAGAAGCTCCAGTTACCAACAACAGAAAAGCGACAAGGTGTTCAGAAGAGGCCAGTGCTCCTAGGCAACCCTTCCTCCTCTCGATGAGTGTTAGGCTACAGATTTGTTCATAATTTATAGGCTGTAGTAAATTATTAAGGAGGGAGGGATAATTTTACAAAATaacccccccactccctctAAATGGCCTCTTGTTAGCATTGTCATGTTGGTTTGCACTTCTAAGCACATCATTAAAATTCATTGCTGAGTTTGCTGACTAAGTGCACCATCGGATCACGGTGCATTTCTCCGGTAACGCTGAAGGAAGGGGAAAAGTTGATCACCGAGCTCGGACCACTGGGCCGTCAGTAATCAGATTGTTTGtgaccttttttaatttgtgcttGTGATCACgtagacattttttattaacaGCCAGTTATTTCAAGCGAGAGCTGCGTTTAGCCATAGGCGGCAGAAAGTGTCGTCTTTGATTGGCTTGTTGGAAGAACTCGATCTGTTGCTTGCACCTGAGCAGTGCAGCGGTACAAAGAGTCGGATTGACAGGGCATGTCAGCGGTTCGCAACTGTGGTGCAACAAATTAGACGCATGTCACCGAAATAatctcattttcattatttatgtaaCCGCATGTAATCCGTTTGTGTTtttggagggagggaggagtgtaATCAGATATCAGGTTCCACTGTGACACTGAACTATATCCCTGCAGCCAACCTTCCATCTGTTGAGAGAAAAACCTATTGTTGAATCCAGATCTCCTCTCAAACCACTGCCACCAGCAGCACCTccacctttctttctctcacaatACCAGACGGCCCTCTTTCACTGTCCCCATGTCATATTCAGTGGGAGGATGAATATTTCACGTGAGAAAGGCTGACCTGTCCAGATGGTCCTCTAAAGTACAGCAAAAAATTTTTTGAACAAAACACAGCATCTATATTTCAGCCGGTCTTACCAATGGTATGTACGTATCCCTGTGGTCAGGAAACCCAGTACAGGAAGACCCCCTGAATATGCACACgttcattcaaacacacacacaagcagatgcAGGCACACAATATGCATCTTTATGAACTGCTGTGCCGTGTTTACTCAAGCAGCTTGGAGCCTCGGGACCTTCGGGGCCTCTCCAAAGGAATCAGCCATATTGTGACCTTCAGCTGGGACAGACGAGCTCAGATAGAGGATGAGTGACAGGTGAGGGAGCAGATGAGACTGTGTTTGAGTCGTGTTGATAATGTCGGCCTTCAGCTGTACTATATAAGGCTGTTTTTATATGatatctaataattccaggaatctgtctgtggctcttggcatgtgtattgttcagGGCCCAAGGGAGTGCGGTATTGAATTTGGTGACCAGCGTGGCGTGTTCAGGACAATGGCTGTGTTCTGCGCactgagtcaagcttcactCAATTaccgcaggtcacttttacagtttcagaaagaaagctgcaaccagaatcaccacaggccaaacaaacagcagaggggcttagaacgggcactgcactagtgtaCAATTAAACTAGGCGATCCCTGGGAAGAGGAAGTAAGGAGATTGGTTGGCATGTAACAAAGATCCGATCAAAATGTTGAGCAATTCTTTCACCAGAGAACTCTTATCCATCAGCTCTTTGCAGAGAAAAAAGTTCTTGCAGCCTCCAGCTCAGCTCATGTAGAGAGGATGCGGTCACTGCATGTTTTAACCACAGAAACTCacatcagaggagcagtcaCAGGAGATAATGACAAAACGAGCGGGATCTTAGTGATTTGTGCAACAAACGCAGACGTGTGTTACGCTCAGTCACAGGAGATAATGACAAAACGAGCGGGATCTTAGTGATTTGTGCAACAAACGCAGACGTGTGTCAGTGAGAATGGGAGTGTGTCATGCAAATTAATGATGCAAGACCCCCAATGAGCTAATTCTACTTTTTACGCTTGTTTTAGTAAACAATTTTGGGGATTAAAATCATTGTCGATGTGATACCTTGGCCACATTCATGACGGAGCTGCGATCAGTGGGAATCAAAAGGAAATGGAGTGCTCCAGATTTCCCTGCATCGCTGGCTTTTGAAAGATTTTCAGGCTTTGCTGGATGGAGAGAGGCCACCGACAGTCAAAGGAAACCAGTATTTCTGGTAATTCGTCATTAGAATATTAGCAACCCCCTCAGCTACTCTTGTCTTTGATAGAAAAAGATGGAAGATTAGCTGTTGGCAGGTTTGTCATAATTAAActctgcgtgcgtgtgtgggtgagggTAGTTGTAGCCACAGGGACGGCCTGGAAGAAGAAggggtgcaggggggggggggatcctgtGGTTGTCTGAATTAGCGCCTGCTGGTTTGGCCTGGCAGCTGCGCCCTGAGCCTGGCACGTTGACAGCCTGGCACTGTGGCGTTGTGTTGTCAGGGCCAACCAGTGCACTGGGGGGTGGCAGTGCCAGGCCCACCGAACACCAAACTCTCTCACCATCATACAACGTCGTACTTGCGTTAGTTGTTATAGCAATATCATTGGATTAGTGTGAGATTAAGTTGGGTaattaaaaaggacaaattaaaatcatgTCATCTGGGAAAAGGCAGCACTAACCCGATTGTTTCCATTATTTTTGTTGAGGAAATATTGACTCAGGTGTAAACTTTACTGTGACTGGTTAAGTGAAGTGaacatatgtatttattaagTAAAGTTCGGTCAAATTTCAAATGCTTTTTCACACGCGCTCAGCTAAAACACTAATATTAAGTTAAATGTGATGCCATCTGTTTCAACACCTGCTATTGACTGCATTAATATGACAAACATATGCACTCAGTCAAATATTAAAACTCTATTAGACtaacacagtaaatctgttttctCCTGGAATCTAACACAGCATACATGGGtatttaaatgaacacatgGTCATATCTGCTGCTGTACATCCAGATATTTCCGTCACCATAACAGTGACATACTTAACGCGTCATCACGAATCTGCTACAGGCTGCGAACAGTGTTTATTGAGTGTTTGACCACCCTTGAGTAGCAGAGGGTGGTTTTGGGGGAGACCCTGGGTCTGGGTGGTTCCTGCCAGAGCTGGCCGTGCCACGACTTGGCCCAGATGCATTAGCTTCAGTCCAGGCATGGCACCGGGATATCTGTGGGGCCCAAGCTCACCAGCTGCTATCTCTGTGTCACAGACAGCTGTATCTGAATATTCATACAAAGTGCAGATTAATGCGTTTTTGTTTGGCCCCACATGGTGTGACACTGCCCAAAGAAGTCAGCTGTAAAAGAACTATTGACACATCCAGACTAATACATTTTCGTTTTAAAATGCCAtttccaaactaaaacgatctcaGTCCACGTGAGTTGTAGGGGTCCAGACCCAGCAACagagtttttaaactaaaacaaaacttttccATTTTGGGCAAATGGAATTTCCAGAGTAGTTAGTATGGCGGGTAAACGTAGAAACAGTGACAAGcatagtagtgtggatgtagcgtATGTCAACGTCAACTAAAGACGTTGATTACAGTTGACTGTTTTCAACGTCAACTGTAATTGAATGGCAAACTCCCACAATCTGTAAATCAAACATCTGCCTGAAGAGGGCGGGACCTCAAAGAGGCCTTCAGTGCTTGAAGCATCCAGCGGAAAAACAATGACTTGTTTattactgaaaaataaattactgaaaaaatgaattgattGGAACTGTTGTGGCATGCTGTCTCTTTACCTGTTTtcaatttattcaatttgtatatttatatttgtaaatatttcataGTTTGTTTATGCTTACACAATGACAAAGTtcttgaatcttttttttttgtttcattgtctttaCTTTACCAGAGGCTGTAATGCCTGGCCTTGTTCTCTGTCCAACTTTTCGTTTGGTTTCCATTCATCTTTGCAAAGTCTCACGCGTTCACATTGAAAGCAATGGCCTCCGTCCACAGTCTTCTTTGAGATGTGTTTTGGTGGGTGTTTGGTCAAATAATCTGCCGGCCGGTGCCAACACGGCCAGTGAATATGCATCAGTGAGTGTTTTGGAGGTCGGagttcttttttaaaaaatgagcaGATGGTCTTTACTTCTTTGCCTGAATGAGAGGAGAGAACCAGTGGGCACACAGAGGGAAATTTGTGGGTAAACTGTTTTTACCGCCCAACTCTTTGTGTTGTAATGGGGAGGGCAAAATGGTTGCTAACTGCTGACGGACAATGGCTCGGCCCTAATGAGAGCAGAGTGTTTTGGTGCTGCCTGTATAATGAGGATGAAGTGGGGAAGCTAATTATTGCAACCATCTGAAGGTATCGGAGCCAGATGCGTCACCATTTGGTTTCCAATATAATGTTATACAATTGTAatattgttcagtgttttagATGTTACAAGATGTTCTTGTTAAGCTtagtgaaacagaaaacagttgCCATCACAGTCAGCATCCAGGATAGTAGATCCATGAGGTGATCGGGTGCATCACAGTGTATTTGTTCAGGCAGGTGTGCTGTAGCTCTTATCTGCTGTCAGATCCCTCTTTAACCCTGAGAACGTGTCAGGCTGACACAATACCACTAACACCAGTCGTAAACCACCCACAGATCGTAACAGCCTTCACGCTTCCTGGTGAAGATCTCCGGCAGCCATATTTGTCTGGTGGGTGTCCGGGTGATTT
The sequence above is drawn from the Hippoglossus hippoglossus isolate fHipHip1 chromosome 22, fHipHip1.pri, whole genome shotgun sequence genome and encodes:
- the exd1 gene encoding piRNA biogenesis protein EXD1, whose translation is MVVDDIQFMNILKGKRVKLTLKTSSYLGVVQRINPNKTLVLADVVSVSNGCRYPGSKIFFGREILNVEFHNETKRDSGSINDPRLEDQLNVEEFQPYRKTMIMDHDEEEEYINFVVIDEFHEKFGPAVMHIKKQSVISVGADGLEVLQNGRLCWLQIATRNKVYLFDILLLGARAFKNGLSMILENKQILKVMHDCRAIAGCLIAQFGVKLTNVFDTQVADVMCFYSETGGFLPDRVSTLQEVVSLHLKVPSSQLLSLQMKSQLTKVEREMWFKRPCPVTLLKVMALSVIHLQPLRLVLLDTLMIDYMTLVDSYLHSSHYEPDGLELVRMESVLELPTELKQLQQMHLERHKWAADHYPVTEQGLLARFKRQTKIPSQPSPATEEVSQTQTGSCEPATVESPSAAQLDRLSNQKPTPPQSVSSLDVHASPDLPPQVSPVSPLTVGIGRGCTDLLMNTIGRGRPVGKEQSAQYVLPAIGRGLFFQMPSAQIPGASAGDIKSPGGMETTPSWPGLTPSQWVMPAGTGATEIPRDTSGMRGDISTATPQSLSPSLGQLFRSFTG